The genomic stretch TTCCCTCAGTGATAATACAGCTACAGATACACTGATCGATCTCATTGGCAGAAATGAAATAGAACGTTTCTCACTGCGTAATCGTCCATTGCTCAAAACCCGTGAAATGTTTACATTGCGAAGTGCGAAGAATGCAGATCTATTAAAGAAATATCGACTTGCAAATACTAGCGATCGCCTACAAATATTGCAAGAGATTTCCCGTCAAGATTTACCTGATGTGATGGAATTCGTAACCAATCCTCAGATTTCTCTCGATGTTGAATGGATTTTTACAGTACGGGAGTTATGCACTCTCATTGAAGATGTTGCCGATTTACCATTAATGTCATTTAACGCAGGTATAGCCGATCCGACCGTATGGAAAAAGGTAGCTTTCAAAGGTGGCTCAGATGCAGGTGTTTTAAATTTTACAACCTTGCTCCATTCCAAAAATGGTAAATCCTATTGTATTTCTGCAACATGGAATAATACTAAGCCTGTCAGCGAAGTTCAGTTTGCTACTTTATATAAAGGATTAATTGATACGCTTCCATAGTAAAAACATAAACTTAAGCTATGAAAATTGCTGTAAGGATTGCAATTCAAACTTTGGTACTGGGTTTAGCCTGTGCAGATACCCTATTCGCTCAAACCCTTAAATTACCTCCAAATCTAATTCCTTTTAACTCTATAGAAGGGGAAAAGCTATTAATTAATAGTCAGTTTAGAAATGACTATTTCCCATTAAGTATTCATTTTGTGACTCAGAAAAATCAAGCTTATTGTGGGGTTGCTAGTATGGTAATGGTGCTAAATGCTTTAAATATTACTGCGCCTGAAGCCCCTGAATATCCCAGTTTTCATACCTTTACTCAAGACAATTTTTTTGACAATGAGAAAACGAGTAAGATTTCTTCTGCCAAAGTCATTTCTAGGCGAGGGATGAACCTAGAGAAGTTAGGTAAATTATTGGAAAGCTATGATGTTAAGGCAAAGGTTTATCATGCTGTGGACATTGACATATCACAATTTCGCCGATTAATTACTGACAATTTAAAACAACCAAATAACTTTGTCATTGTTAACTATTTACGAAAATCTATTGGTCAAGAACAAGGAGGACATATCTCACCGATCGCTGCTTACGACCAATCCACAGATCGATTTCTAATTCTTGATGTTTCCCGTTATAAATATCCGCCAGTTTGGGTAAAAGCGGAAGAATTATGGCAAGCAATTTCTACTATCGATTTTGATGGTGGCAAGACACGCGGTTTTGTCTTAATCAGTCAATAAACGAGAGTTAGATAACGCCATTTGCGCGGCGCGAAGTGCCGCGCAAATGGCGGAAAATGGTAAAAATCGCTTAGCGATTTTTACCATTTTCCGCCTTCGTCGAACTGACGTATAGTTAATGTGAGTTCGGGATAATTTGAAACGGACTTGAAGAGAGGGTTTGCATAGCAAACCCTCTCTTCAAGTCCAAAAGTAAAAGCCTTACTGATGTTTAATAATGTGCCAAGATACGCACAGCAACTTATCACATGCTTTTCAACAATTTAAACAATGCGCGCCAAGATTGATAACGAAGTTCTATTTATTCACCGTGAGGATGTCCCGAAGTATAACAAACAAGGATCTATCGTCCGTAATAGTTACTTTTGGGCATTGCGATCGATCGCAGGTAGGTCAAACTCTCGCTATGATTGGGAATTTGAATCGGAAATATGGATTGCCTTACAGCGCATGTTACTCTCTTTCGGCGAGTCAGGCTATTTGCCGACCCGTGAAACTCAGTTAGAATTTGCCCCCGATACAGAAGATATTCCCCAAGTTTTGCGATTAGTATCCACCATTGCAGATCCATAGCAATGCTAAGGGGCTGCAATCGCAAAACATAATCCTAGAGAGCTATCCCGAATTGTGTAACAAATTGTTAAACTAATCTATACGCCAAGTCTAAAAGTGAGCCAACAAAAGTCCTATGTCCGCACCAAAATCAGACTTTGAGTTAGATCGTTATGATATCAATGCGATCGCCGAATATTATCGTAACCAACCTTTGCGTGTCTGGTGGCGTTGTGTAGTGATTTTCGTGCCACTGATCTGGCTATTTCTAAGATTGCGCCTCAGTGCCAAATCCTCAGCCGCAGAATTAAAAAAATTAGCGATCGAATCACGGGAACTAGTAACCCGCCTTGGACCCGCATTTATCAAAATTGGGCAAGCCCTCTCTACCCGTCCAGACATCGTACCGCCAGTATTCATGGACGAGCTTGCTGAGTTGCAAGATCAATTACCTGCCTTTCCCAATGAGATCGCTTTTCAATTTATTCGTGATGCCCTAGGAGCCGATCCCTCAGAAGTCTATGCGGAAATATCGGAAAATCCGATCGCAGCTGCATCCCTTGGGCAAGTCTACAAGGGCAGACTGAAAACAGGGGAACTCGTAGCTATCAAAGTCCAACGTCCCGATATCGCC from Pseudanabaena sp. Chao 1811 encodes the following:
- a CDS encoding serine hydrolase, giving the protein MDCKHQQTFEQAVASFKALDGKVSLLVMEGKNQRAGIQVDSPMAVGSAFKLAVLNTLKKQIAEGKITWGKVVSLQANQQSLPTGLLQNWSAGSLLTVQTLASLMISLSDNTATDTLIDLIGRNEIERFSLRNRPLLKTREMFTLRSAKNADLLKKYRLANTSDRLQILQEISRQDLPDVMEFVTNPQISLDVEWIFTVRELCTLIEDVADLPLMSFNAGIADPTVWKKVAFKGGSDAGVLNFTTLLHSKNGKSYCISATWNNTKPVSEVQFATLYKGLIDTLP
- a CDS encoding phytochelatin synthase family protein, which produces MKIAVRIAIQTLVLGLACADTLFAQTLKLPPNLIPFNSIEGEKLLINSQFRNDYFPLSIHFVTQKNQAYCGVASMVMVLNALNITAPEAPEYPSFHTFTQDNFFDNEKTSKISSAKVISRRGMNLEKLGKLLESYDVKAKVYHAVDIDISQFRRLITDNLKQPNNFVIVNYLRKSIGQEQGGHISPIAAYDQSTDRFLILDVSRYKYPPVWVKAEELWQAISTIDFDGGKTRGFVLISQ